One part of the Tunicatimonas pelagia genome encodes these proteins:
- a CDS encoding energy transducer TonB produces the protein MKLTYRCMFNDRPPSDPAQWQDFDQLLIQYQQAQQTRSNYRRWLYGAIIAMGLGLAGWGIIYWIDAPQVADLPTKVTALPPQLSGPENPLRNEGFTSQIQAVPLPERKTSSTLNTEALPSKPKAKTPAKATSQFEEAQPIGGYPALYEYFADHLQYPEAARRDQAEGSVLVEFYINEEGHPDQIRILQSVREDIDEEAIRLIKSMPEWAPAQVNGKPVATKHTMPLTFQLDDNL, from the coding sequence ATGAAATTAACGTATCGCTGTATGTTTAACGATCGCCCTCCTTCTGATCCGGCCCAGTGGCAAGATTTTGACCAGCTTCTGATCCAGTATCAACAAGCCCAGCAAACTCGCTCTAACTACCGCCGATGGTTGTACGGAGCCATAATAGCGATGGGATTGGGGTTGGCCGGTTGGGGAATCATCTACTGGATTGATGCGCCTCAGGTCGCCGATCTGCCTACCAAAGTTACTGCGCTTCCTCCGCAGCTATCTGGCCCAGAGAATCCACTCCGGAATGAAGGCTTTACGTCCCAAATTCAGGCGGTGCCATTACCAGAAAGAAAAACTTCTTCCACCCTGAATACGGAAGCTTTACCTTCAAAACCTAAAGCAAAAACACCGGCGAAAGCTACCAGCCAATTTGAAGAAGCCCAACCGATAGGAGGTTACCCCGCTTTGTACGAATACTTTGCCGACCACCTACAATACCCCGAAGCAGCCCGGCGGGATCAGGCCGAAGGCAGTGTGCTAGTTGAATTTTATATTAATGAGGAAGGCCACCCCGATCAGATCCGCATTTTGCAAAGTGTACGCGAAGATATTGATGAGGAGGCCATCCGGCTGATAAAATCCATGCCCGAGTGGGCTCCGGCTCAGGTAAACGGCAAACCCGTAGCCACCAAACATACCATGCCGCTCACCTTTCAACTAGACGACAATCTTTAA